A portion of the Bombus pascuorum chromosome 8, iyBomPasc1.1, whole genome shotgun sequence genome contains these proteins:
- the LOC132909990 gene encoding ankyrin repeat domain-containing protein 17 isoform X1 yields the protein MQNVAQGTTSDSQKHEKSASVHHDIGKTSSTPQSSNSSPTKSETETFSELQPRFMADSSESEEDSVSEVNRVKKTCHIVNKVECFAIDQVELDEGHHLESSKLLLTSEDPERSVDPETQARLESLLEVAGIGKLSSGDGKHLPDHEVLRRITSSVSCALDEAAAALTRMRSDNPRTQNEKRSLVEACTDGDVGTVRKLLTEGRSVHETTEEGESLLSLACSAGYYELAQVLLAMSANVEDRGIKGDCTPLMEAASAGHVDVVSLLIAHGADVNAQSTSGNTPLMYGCAGGHEEVVRVLLEAGANVEDHNENGHTPLMEAASAGHVPVAKILLEHGAGINTHSNEFKESALTLACYKGHLEMVRFLLEAGADQEHKTDEMHTALMEASMDGHVEVARLLLDSGAQVNMPTDSFESPLTLAACGGHVDLAMLLIERGANIEEVNDEGYTPLMEAAREGHEEMVALLLSQGANINAQTEETQETALTLACCGGFLEVADFLIKAGADIELGASTPLMEAAQEGHLELVRYLLESAADVHAQTQTGDTALTYACENGHTDVADLLLQFGADMEHESEGGRTPLMKACRAGHLCTVQFLITKRADVNRQTTNNDHTPLSLACAGGHLAVVELLLSQSANPFHKLKDNSTMLIEAAKGGHTSVVQLLLDYPHSIMMSTSHNATPTPMLLPQQQQQQQQQQQQQQQSHQQQQQHITHQQHVPHQQHASTQPQSHQQQQQHAADQPQSQNLQPKHNTQKSLLRKNRSVTMMPDTSLTSAEAQQVRSQPAGESIVTTKDDTNILDKGSGGFTNLSEPNISLSPAPAPTPGLNVTDSRKNTRQEQILHKQQIFEELQRVERELQIKGPGHWFCSAKNSVVTQQQQQQQEDSSDPDTLSSGLVCSTSGMSGNSLSHQGTSQAMSLYNAFLRGKRIAQEAQLSLAPTISETFPTTNAFPTSPPLSLATIPVTSSVPLATSNTSSTTTPSPPSISTPPTVMAVSQPITASSDVSQNTAISDRPKAKPVSKKEGKNIRKASSSVMAGKLQQQQQQQQQANLMAGLQQQYQQKQRQHTYQVQQVHQLQQLNQQLQLQLDQVQVQQQQQPQQQAQQQQQQQQQQHQQQQSQSQQQTGVVTANGNNILMPTQLMSHLHPTHTHHLHDQADPDLARLHRDGACPFVAAAQKAKALCTSESVIKLEDGTHIPLDDAFEIFRSISFDDTVDVATEDQEKLELKRLEVTNGKDSQQQQQQQQQQQQQQQHLQTTQIVQQTTSPYTSQEYFTNPVLPTLPSLQVTSAGVQIQADISAGLQLTGPQSLQNQAFKDGYLEGFRTHFQPQLLLQSSQITFPTQALPTVSEATGIIDSISHQTNGYAQSTTCSTNQVQVATQTQAPATTTAATIVASDKKQVYTAPTTGKGKKGRYPLLSQQPSCQQQQQQTANTQQQTPNFPSQNYQLDPTTVAGQYTTGVPTVGGYTTSQVPPASFSCMDVDSETDSNHDTALTLACAGGHEELVELLLSRGADIEHRDKKGFTPLILAATAGHQKVVEILLNHGADIEAQSERTKDTPLSLACSGGRYEVVELLLNRGANKEHRNVSDYTPLSLAASGGYVNIIKLLLSHGAEINSRTGSKLGISPLMLAAMNGHVAAVKLLLDMGSDINAQIETNRNTALTLACFQGRHEVVSLLLDRKANVEHRAKTGLTPLMEAASGGYVEVGRVLLTKGADVNATPVPSSRDTALTIAADKGHCRFVELLLSRGTQVEVKNKKGNSPLWLAANGGHLNVVDLLYHAGADIDSQDNRKVSCLMAAFRKGHIKVVKWMVNHVTQFPSDQEMTRYIATVSDKELLEKCQECVKVIRAAKETQAAKANKNATILLEELDMEKTREESKKAAAARRRERKKKKKLEKKEEKRKLHEEYKKNETTYEDKEENGKKSGDEECDRADDSEHETGDSCERMDSMPSPVNRSPEDPYREEGDSGIDANSQGSCSSNDVKAREKKKEKKKKKANSPNNNEKDTSPQRSPKSVVTQGTTLSQNSITPTKSQNNTTEKRIMTNVSNTVSVTITSATMSSRSSTVNCGERKLKGQLVFESSRHPADREDFEATGNETYMPGKGKKTYNNQYDGDALNSSTKSNNTTSPKQAGKREEGWKEVVRKGQSDDSGRFMNSPFRSKKVSVPPNAISRVIGRGGSNINAIRGATGAHIEVEKQSKCQGERIITIKGSSDATKQAHTLIAALIKDPDVDILQMLPKSKLTVVTTSSWDKTVSTVASSKAKLGPVNKPPSLTSSSSSTQINKSSYTSGVSTVNQLIPLRSSSTIKLAGPFPTPLPRATAPRLVAAAEKRAQAVAAQMASSSNTKTTMSYTSAIMTAGRATKIVTTSTTQTFAAKLSEITASTHTSTTVMQSTHTTVNKQKSLQANSVTVVSATAAAMAQSSSQQSAVNTSPKHCRPLPTLSAPPTMVSHYSGKSTYSPGSNVAVSPATSTVVAYCSESTVTSTCSNSSIRVSPSPPISSQCQQQLQQQQQQARSPPPIASTIQDQQQQQQQQQQQTNNTPLEYSLFNDTFTKVTQQSMWGNRENESQKGMNFATVAGGGGVSVNISGSSSSKFIDSIPPQVDASKAPGYRGTAMCSPVSSKSNNTTNTNATSIGGGGVSSNTGHNPIQPPQFQSSGNYNEHPLSSKPPGSLAVARPVIPQQNIEMGAAMGAQFSRPVFQGELTGTRNTTTHQPHVIASTSQPTLDVGLFKGNNIGYEHPNVNSSLLKMVPNEGQGHPLLPFHPHMQNFAQTIAPSASVNTTVSMSRLNPRAPDFSSSLHLNSKPQVTMFNAGSAAAGMHPNMFATVPPPPPSAIQSNNLAMLGNFPLGKYQAPSRATPGNTGISTNGQTRWPFAPPHNNYPPHQDPMIGQIGFSNHLANLTAQPGSIDLITSLENGGSPAISPSSPAQVAQEMNQLKIEDRKVPRPIGTERAWKNYATAGMGPGGDADSINWMLNNEKLVGSWASLAPGIDRHQMFRSNATYNRISNVDAELHHMMESSFQGHVDTQQQPFPNGSATTLSLMPGLTLLPGQFGTPTLTEIPPNEANKMDPPAWGIPDTVQDKQHPAWNKWTH from the exons TCTCCGAATTGCAGCCGCGCTTTATGGCAGACTCGTCGGAGAGCGAAGAGGACAGTGTTTCAGAGGTAAACCGAGTCAAAAAAACATGCCACATCGTGAATAAG GTGGAGTGTTTTGCAATTGATCAGGTTGAATTAGACGAAGGTCATCATTTAGAATCGTCCAAGCTTCTGTTAACTTCTGAAGATCCAGAGAGATCTGTGGATCCTGAAACTCAGGCTCGATTAGAATCGTTGCTGGAAGTAGCTGGTATTGGCAAGTTGTCATCAGGCGATGGGAAGCACTTGCCTGATCACGAAGTGCTCCGTCGCATAACATCTAGTGTTTCTTGTGCATTAGATGAAGCAGCAGCTGCATTGACTCGTATGCGCAGCGATAATCCACGCACACAAAACGAAAAGCGCTCTCTTGTAGAGGCTTGCACTGACGGAGACGTAGGTActgttagaaaattattaacagaAGGACGCAGTGTTCACGAGACTACAGAGGAGGGAGAGAGTTTGCTCTCTCTCGCCTGTTCAGCTGGATATTACGAACTTGCTCAG GTACTTTTGGCAATGAGTGCAAACGTGGAGGATCGTGGCATAAAGGGGGATTGTACCCCTTTAATGGAGGCTGCCAGTGCAGGGCATGTAGATGTTGTAAGCTTGCTTATTGCGCATGGAGCTGATGTTAATGCTCAATCTACTTCAG GTAATACACCTCTTATGTATGGCTGTGCGGGTGGTCACGAAGAGGTAGTGCGAGTATTATTAGAAGCAGGTGCCAATGTTGAAGATCATAATGAAAACGGTCATACACCTTTAATGGAAGCAGCTAGTGCTGGACATGTTCCAGTAGCTAAGATCTTGCTAGAACATGGCGCTGGAATTAATACTCATTCCAATGAATTTAAAGAATCCGCGCTAACACTAGCCTGTTACAAAGGTCATTTGGAAATGGTTCGCTTCTTATTAGAAGCTGGCGCAGATCAG GAGCACAAAACTGATGAAATGCACACTGCCCTTATGGAAGCATCGATGGATGGTCATGTAGAAGTAGCTCGTTTACTCTTAGATTCGGGCGCCCAGGTGAATATGCCAACAGACAGTTTTGAATCTCCATTAACTTTGGCTGCTTGTGGAGGTCACGTTGATCTGGCTATGCTCTTGATTGAACGAGGAGCTAATATCGAAGAAGTAAATGATGAAGGTTACACCCCATTAATGGAAGCAGCACGTGAAGGTCACGAAGAAATGGTTGCTTTACTTTTGAGTCAAG GGGCGAACATCAATGCTCAAACCGAAGAAACACAAGAAACAGCACTTACTTTAGCCTGTTGCGGTGGCTTTCTAGAAGTTGctgattttctaattaaagcAGGAGCTGATATTGAATTAGGTGCCTCTACTCCTCTAATGGAAGCTGCACAGGAAGGTCATTTAGAACTCGTTCGTTACTTACTTGAATCTGCGGCAGATGTCCATGCTCAAACTCAAACAGGAGATACTGCATTAACGTATGCTTGTGAAAATGGTCATACCGATGTTGCGGATCTCTTACTTCAGTTTGGTGCTGATATG GAGCATGAATCGGAGGGAGGAAGAACACCGTTGATGAAGGCATGTAGAGCCGGCCATCTCTGTACAGTTCAGTTTCTTATAACGAAACGTGCAGACGTTAATAGGCAAACAACGAATAATGATCATACTCCCCTCTCGCTAGCTTGCGCTGGTGGACATCTTGCAGTTGTAGAACTTTTACTTTCTCAGTCTGCTAATCCGTTTCATAAACTGAAG GATAATTCTACGATGTTGATAGAAGCTGCAAAGGGTGGGCATACTAGTGTAGTTCAACTTCTATTGGATTACCCTCACAGTATTATGATGAGTACATCACATAATGCAACACCTACACCTATGTTGCTCccacaacaacagcagcagcagcaacagcagcagcagcagcagcaacaatcacatcaacaacaacagcagcatATTACACATCAGCAGCATGTGCCCCATCAACAACATGCATCTACGCAGCCACAATCACAccaacaacagcagcaacatGCTGCCGATCAACCACAATCGCAAAATCTTCAACCTAAAcataatacacaaaaatcgTTACTAAGAAAAAACCGATCCGTAACGATGATGCCAGACACAAGTCTTACTTCCGCTGAGGCGCAACAAGTTCGTTCTCAGCCCGCAGGAGAATCAATTGTAACCACTAAAGATGATACCAATATTCTGGATAAAGGTAGTGGAGGATTTACCAATCTTTCAGAACCTAACATCAGCCTCAGCCCTGCTCCAGCGCCAACACCAGGGTTAAATGTTACGGATAGCCGAAAGAATACTCGACAAGAGCAGATCCTACATAAGCAacaaatttttgaagaattacaa aggGTAGAGAGAGAACTTCAAATTAAAGGTCCGGGACATTGGTTCTGTAGTGCAAAGAATTCTGTTGTAActcaacaacagcaacagcagcaagAAGATTCTAGTGATCCAGATACATTGTCATCAG GTTTAGTTTGCAGTACAAGTGGCATGTCCGGAAATTCATTAAGTCATCAAGGCACCAGCCAAGCAATGTCACTGTATAATGCATTTCTTAGAGGAAAACGAATTGCACAAGAAGCTCAGTTATCCTTAGCACCAACCATATCGGAAACTTTTCCCACGACAAATGCTTTCCCTACAtctcctcctctttctcttgcGACGATACCTGTTACATCGTCCGTTCCATTGGCTACTTCAAATACATCTTCAACAACTACGCCAAGTCCTCCAAGTATATCCACCCCTCCCACCGTTATGGCAGTTTCCCAACCCATTACCGCGAGTAGTGATGTTAGCCAGAATACTGCTATAAGCGATCGCCCAAAAGCGAAACCTGTCTCTAAGAAAGAAGGTAAAAATATCCGGAAAGCTTCGTCCAGTGTAATGGCCGGAAAGttgcagcaacagcagcaacaacaacaacaagcTAACTTGATGGCTGGTCTTCAACAGCAATACCAGCAAAAACAACGACAACATACTTATCAAGTCCAACAGGTACACCAGCTGCAACAGCTGAACCAACAATTGCAGTTACAATTGGATCAAGTGCAG gtacagcaacaacaacaaccacaacagcAAGctcagcagcagcagcagcaacaacaacaacaacatcaaCAACAGCAATCACAATCACAGCAGCAAACTGGAGTAGTAACTGCTAATGGAAATAACATACTTATGCCTACTCAATTAATGTCACATCTTCATCCAACGCACACCCATCATCTTCATGATCAG GCAGATCCTGACTTAGCAAGATTACATCGAGATGGAGCTTGTCCCTTTGTTGCTGCGGCTCAAAAAGCAAAGGCTCTTTGTACAAGTGAAAgtgttataaaattagaagatGGCACGCATATTCCTTTGGATGAtgcttttgaaatttttcgatCTATTAGTTTTGACGATACTGTTGatg TAGCAACGGAAGATCAAGAAAAGCTTGAATTGAAAAGATTAGAAGTGACAAATGGTAAGGATTctcaacagcaacaacaacagcagcaacaacaacagcagcagcagcaacattTGCAAACCACGCAAATAGTTCAACAAACAACCAGTCCTTATACTTCTCAAGAGTATTTTACCAATCCTGTGTTACCAACTTTGCCTTCGCTTCAAGTAACTAGTGCTGGTGTTCAAATACAAGCTGATATATCAGCAGGTTTGCAGTTAACTGGTCCACAATCCCTACAGAATCAAGCATTTAAAGACGGATATTTGGAAGGTTTTCGAACCCATTTTCAACCACAATTGTTACTGCAATCCTCCCAGATAA CATTTCCAACACAAGCTTTGCCAACTGTAAGTGAAGCAACAGGAATAATAGATAGTATATCCCATCAAACAAATGGTTATGCTCAATCAACAACCTGTAGTACTAATCAGGTTCAAGTGGCTACTCAAACCCAAGCGCCAGCAACAACAACTGCTGCAACCATTGTTGCTTCAGACAAAAAACAAGTTTATACAGCTCCAACAACCGgtaaaggaaaaaagggaCGATATCCACTTTTGTCACAACAACCATCATgtcaacaacaacaacaacaaactGCCAATACCCAACAGCAAACACCCAATTTTCCCAGTCAGAATTATCAATTGGACCCAACAACAG TTGCTGGTCAGTACACAACAGGTGTTCCAACAGTTGGTGGTTATACTACTAGTCAAGTACCGCCTGCATCATTTTCTTGTATGGACGTGGATTCCGAAACTGACAGTAATCATGATACAGCTTTGACATTGGCATGTGCTGGTGGTCACGAAGAACTCGTTGAACTTTTGTTAAGTCGCGGTGCAGACATAG AACATAGAGATAAAAAGGGATTTACTCCACTTATATTGGCAGCAACAGCAGGTCACCAAAAAGTGGTAGAAATTCTTTTGAATCATGGAGCTGATATAGAAGCTCAATCTGAGCGCACCAAGGATACACCTTTGTCTCTTGCCTGCAGCGGTGGTAGATACGAAGTGGTAGAGCTTCTCCTTAATCGGGGTGCTAATAAGGAACACCGTAATGTTTCTGATTACACACCTTTGAGCCTTGCAGCATCTGGTGGAtacgttaatataataaagcTTCTTCTTAGTCATGGTGCTGAAATTAATTCCCGGACTGGGTCAAAATTAGGTATTTCTCCACTCATGCTTGCAGCCATGAATGGTCATGTTG CGGCGGTTAAGCTATTATTAGACATGGGCAGTGATATAAATGCTCAAATAGAGACTAATCGTAATACGGCGCTAACGTTGGCGTGTTTTCAAGGAAGACACGAGGTCGTTAGTCTTCTTCTCGATCGGAAAGCTAACGTAGAACATCGAGCTAAG aCCGGCTTAACACCGTTAATGGAAGCGGCTAGTGGAGGATACGTAGAAGTTGGACGTGTTTTACTTACTAAAGGAGCAGATGTTAATGCTACTCCCGTTCCATCATCTCGTGACACTGCCCTCACCATCGCTGCTGACAAAGGACACTGCCGTTTTGTAGAATTATTATTGTCAAG AGGAACGCAAGTAGaggtgaagaataaaaaaggaaatagtcCATTATGGTTAGCGGCAAATGGAGGGCATTTGAATGTTGttgatttattatatcatgCTGGAGCAGATATTGATTCGCAAGACAATCGAAAG GTTTCTTGTTTGATGGCCGCTTTTCGTAAAGGACATATTAAAGTTGTTAAGTGGATGGTAAATCATGTTACTCAATTTCCAAGTGACCAAGAAATGACGAGGTATATAGCTACTGTCAGTGACAAGGAACTCTTAGAAAAATGTCAGGAATGTGTGAAAGTTATACGTGCGGCAAAGGAAACTCAAGCAGcaaaagcaaataaaaatgcaacgaTACTATTGGAAGAACTTGACATGGAAAAAACGAGGGAAGAGTCGAAAAAAGCCGCGGCTGCTCGTAGGAGagagcgaaagaaaaaaaagaaacttgagaagaaagaggagaaacgaAAGTTACATgaagaatataagaaaaatgaaacaactTATGAGGATAAAGAGGAAAATGGGAAGAAATCCGGAGACGAGGAATGCGATAGAGCGGATGATAGTGAACATGAAACTGGAGATAGTTGTGAAAGAATGGACAGTATGCCATCACCGGTTAACAGAAGTCCGGAAGATCCTTACAGAGAGGAAGGCGATAGCGGAATCGATGCGAATAGTCAAGGCAGCTGTAGTAGTAATGACGTCAAAGctagagagaaaaagaaagagaaaaagaaaaagaaagctaATAGTCCAAACAACAATGAAAAAGACACGTCTCCCCAAAGATCTCCAAAGTCTGTTGTCACACAAGGCACTACTTTGTCACAAAATTCTATTACACCAACAAAATCTCAAAATAATACGACCGAAAA GAGGATTATGACAAATGTTTCTAATACAGTATCCGTAACCATAACCTCTGCCACAATGAGTTCTAGATCTTCGACTGTGAATTGTGGTGAACGCAAATTGAAAGGTCAACTGGTATTTGAATCGTCGAGACATCCTGCCGATAGAGAAGACTTTGAAGCAACTGGCAATGAAACATATATGCCTGGTAAAGGCAAGAAAACTTATAATAATCAGTATGATGGCGACGCATTGAATAGTTCTACCAAATCAAACAACACAACCAGTCCTAAGCAAGCAGGCAAACGCGAAGAAGGCTGGAAAGAAGTTGTACGAAA GGGACAGTCGGATGATTCTGGGAGATTTATGAATTCACCATTCCGTTCAAAGAAAGTATCTGTTCCACCAAATGCTATTAGTCGAGTTATCGGAAGAGGCGGAAGTAATATAAATGCTATTAGAGGTGCAACAGGAGCGCATATCGAAGTTGAAAAACAAAGCAAATGCCAGGGCGAAcgaattattactattaa AGGATCGTCCGATGCGACAAAACAGGCTCATACATTAATAGCTGCTCTCATTAAAGATCCAGATGTTGATATATTGCAAATGCTTCCAAAATCGAAACTCACAGTTGTTACTACTTCTTCTTGGGATAAAACCGTATCTACTGTAGCT tCGAGCAAAGCAAAGTTGGGTCCTGTAAATAAACCTCCAAGTCTAACGTCTAGTTCCAGTAGTAcgcaaattaataaatctagTTACACATCCGGAGTTTCTACCGTTAATCAATTGATTCCACTTCGATCGTCGTCAACTATTAAACTCGCTGGACCATTTCCAACGCCTTTACCACGCGCAACAGCACCCAGACTTGTGGCTGCGg CTGAAAAACGAGCTCAAGCTGTGGCAGCCCAGATGGCTTCGTCATCAAACACGAAGACAACAATGTCATATACGAGTGCAATTATGACTGCTGGACGAGCAACAAAAATTGTAACGACAAGTACCACGCAAACGTTTGCAGCGAAGTTATCCGAAATCACTGCCTCAACGCATACATCTACTACCGTCATGCAATCTACTCATACTACGGTAAACAAGCAAAAATCGTTGCAAGCAAATTCGGTGACTGTTGTATCAGCTACAGCCGCGGCAATGGCTCAGAGTTCGTCTCAACAGTCTGCAGTCAATACATCGCCAAAACACTGCCGACCACTGCCTACTTTGTCTGCTCCACCAACTATGGTCTCCCATTATTCCGGAAAGTCTACTTACTCTCCCGGCTCAAACGTGGCCGTATCACCGGCAACCAGCACTGTGGTTGCATACTGCTCGGAAAGTACCGTCACTTCGACTTGTTCGAACTCCTCGATACGAGTCAGTCCGTCACCTCCGATATCATCGCAATGTCAACAACAAttgcaacagcaacaacagcaagCACGCAGTCCACCACCTATTGCATCAACAATTCAAGatcaacagcaacagcagcagcagcaacaacagcagaCGAATAATACACCTCTCGAATATTCCCTATTTAACGACACGTTTACGAAAGTTACACAACAATCGATGTGGGGTAATCGAGAAAATGAATCTCAGAAGGGTATGAATTTCGCGACCGTAGCTGGTGGTGGTGGAGTGTCCGTTAACATTTCGGGTTCATCCTCGTCTAAATTCATCGATAGCATACCTCCTCAG GTGGATGCTTCAAAAGCTCCTGGATATCGAGGGACAGCTATGTGCTCTCCTGTTTCAAGTAAATCAAATAATACAACTAATACGAACGCGACTAGCATAGGAGGCGGAGGTGTTTCATCGAATACCGGCCATAATCCTATTCAACCACCGCAATTTCAGTCGTCCGGAAATTATAATGAACATCCTCTTTCAAGCAAACCACCAGGTAGTTTGGCTGTAGCGCGGCCGGTAATTCCTCAGCAAAATATAGAAATGGGAGCAGCTATGGGAGCTCAGTTTAGTAGACCAGTGTTTCAAGGGGAATTGACAGGAACTCGCAATACGACAACTCATCAGCCGCATGTGATTGCCTCTACATCACAACCGACGTTGGACGTGGGTTTGTTTAAAGGAAACAATATCGGCTATGAGCATCCAAACGTAAATTCAAGTTTATTAAAGATGGTACCAAACGAAGGACAAGGTCATCCGCTTTTACCTTTTCACCCGCATATGCAGAATTTCGCGCAAACAATAGCGCCATCTGCTTCGGTGAACACTACAGTCAGTATGTCCAGATTAAATCCTAGAGCGCCTGACTTTTCTAGCTCGTTACATTTGAATAGCAAGCCTCAAGTGACAATGTTTAACGCGGGTTCGGCGGCGGCGGGAATGCATCCAAACATGTTCGCCACTGTACCGCCGCCTCCTCCGTCCGCGATTCAGTCTAATAACTTGGCAATGCTTGGAAATTTTCCTTTAGGAAAATATCAGGCACCATCTCGAGCCACACCCGGTAATACCGGAATCTCGACTAACGGTCAAACTCGTTGGCCGTTTGCTCCACCGCACAATAATTACCCGCCCCATCAAGATCCAATGATAGGCCAAATTGGTTTCTCCAATCATTTGGCAAATTTAACCGCACAACCTGGAAGCATTGATTTGATTACAAGCCTAGAGAATGGCGGTTCACCGGCTATATCACCTTCTTCGCCGGCACAGGTAGCGCAAGAAATGAATCAGCTTAAGATCGAGGATCGTAAAGTACCACGACCCATCGGTACGGAAAGAGCCTGGAAAAATTACGCAACAGCAGGAATGGGACCTGGTGGTGATGCTGATTCCATTAATTGGATGTTGAACAATGAAAAGCTTGTCGGATCTTGGGCGAGTTTGGCGCCGGGCATAGATAGACACCAAATGTTCCGATCTAACGCTACATACAATCGTATATCCAACGTCGATGCCGAACTTCATCACATGATGGAATCTTCATTCCAG GGTCACGTTGATACTCAGCAGCAGCCATTTCCTAATGGAAGCGCGACTACTTTATCTCTAATGCCAGGATTAACCTTATTGCCGGGACAGTTTGGTACGCCTACATTGACAGAAATTCCTCCGAATGAAGCAAACAAAATGGATCCACCAGCATGGGGAATACCAGATACTGTACAAGACAAGCAACATCCG GCATGGAATAAATGGActcattaa